The following proteins are encoded in a genomic region of Nomascus leucogenys isolate Asia chromosome 17, Asia_NLE_v1, whole genome shotgun sequence:
- the LOC100602074 gene encoding LOW QUALITY PROTEIN: ubiquitin carboxyl-terminal hydrolase 6-like (The sequence of the model RefSeq protein was modified relative to this genomic sequence to represent the inferred CDS: inserted 1 base in 1 codon), with protein MFTLTTNGDLPRPIFVPSGMPNTVVPCGNEKNFTNGMVNGHMPSLPDSPVTGYIIAVHRKMENHPSLFGMPLIVPCTVHTRKKDLYDVVWIQVSWLASPLPPQEATNHAQNRDDSMGYQYPFTLRVVQKDGNSYAWCPWSSFCRGCKIHCGEDRAFSGNAYIAVDWDPTALHLRYQTSQERVVDERESVEQSRRVQAEPINLDGCLHAFTSEEELGENGMCYCSKCKTHRLATKQLDLWRLPPFLIIHLKRFQCVNRQWIKSQEIVTFPRESFDLSTFLVPRDLAVCQHKPLTPQGDELSKPRILAREVKKVDAQCSAGQGDVLLSKSPSSLSADITSSLKGEAYGPYAGSPSSRKRGTSCPSSKNSSHNSSPRTLGRSKGRLQLLPQSGSKNKLSSSKKNLDVSKENGAGQICELADALSRGHMRGXSQPELVTPQDHEVALANGFLYEHEACGDGCGNGYSNGQLGNHSEEDGTDDQREDTHIKPIYNLYAISRHSGILDGGHYVAYAKNPNCKWYYYNDSSCKETSP; from the exons ATGTTCACCCTAACTACCAATGGGGACCTACCCCGACCAATATTTGTCCCCAGTGGAATGCCAAACACTGTTGTGCCATGTGGAAATGAGAAGAACTTCACGAATGGAATGGTTAATGGTCACATGCCATCTCTTCCTGACAGCCCCGTTACAGGTTACATCATTGCAGTCCACCGAAAAATG GAGAATCACCCCAGCCTCTTTGGAATGCCATTGATTGTTCCATGTACTGTGCATACCCGGAAGAAAGACCTATATGATGTGGTTTGGATTCAAGTATCCTGGTTAGCGAGCCCACTCCCACCTCAGGAAGCTACTAATCATGCCCAGAATCG TGATGACAGTATGGGCTATCAATATCCATTCACTCTACGAGTTGTGCAGAAAGATGGGAACTCCTATGCTTGGTGCCCATGGTCTAG tTTTTGCAGAGGCTGTAAAATTCATTGTGGGGAAGACAGAGCTTTCAGTGGAAATGCCTATATTGCTGTGGATTGGGACCCCACAGCCCTTCACCTTCGCTATCAAACATCCCAGGAAAGG GTTGTAGATGAGCGTGAGAGTGTGGAGCAGAGTCGGCGAGTGCAAGCCGAGCCCATCAACCTGGATGGCTGTCTCCATGCTTTCACCAGTGAGGAAGAGCTGGGGGAAAATGGGATGTGCTACTGTTCCAAGTGTAAGACCCACCGCTTAGCAACAAAGCAGCTGGATCTCTGGAGGCTTCCACCCTTCCTG ATTATTCACCTTAAGCGATTTCAATGTGTAAATCGTCAGTGGATAAAATCACAGGAAATTGTCACATTTCCTCGGGAAAGTTTTGATCTGAGTACTTTTCTGGTACCAAGAGACCTGGCTGTCTGCCAGCATAAACCACTCACACCCCAGGGGGATGAGCTCTCCAAGCCCAGGATTCTGGCAAGAGAGGTGAAGAAAGTGGATGCACAGTGTTCGGCTGGGCAAGGGGACGTGCTCCTGAGCAAAAGCCCATCCTCACTCAGCGCCGACATCACCAGCAGCCTGAAAGGCGAGGCCTACGGGCCTTATGCAG GTTCTCCTTCATCAAGAAAACGTGGAACCAGCTGTCCCTCCAGCAAAAACAGCAGCCATAATAGCAGCCCACGGACTTTGGGGAGGAGCAAAGGGAGGCTCCAGCTGCTGCCCCAGAGTGGCAGCAAAAATAAACTGTCAAGTAGTAAGAAGAACTTGGATGTCAGCAAAGAGAATGGGGCTGGGCAGATCTGTGAGCTGGCTGACGCCTTGAGCCGAGGGCATATGCGGG TCAGCCAGCCAGAGCTGGTCACTCCTCAGGACCACGAGGTAGCTTTGGCCAATGGATTCCTTTATGAGCATGAAGCATGTGGTGATGGCTGTGGTAATGGCTACAGCAATGGTCAGCTTGGAAACCACAGTGAAGAAGACGGCACTGATGACCAAAGAGAAGACACTCATATTAAGCCTATTTATAATCTCTACGCAATTTCA